From a single Ooceraea biroi isolate clonal line C1 chromosome 12, Obir_v5.4, whole genome shotgun sequence genomic region:
- the LOC105278855 gene encoding uncharacterized protein LOC105278855 isoform X2 produces MNNRRRVNDFTDSFTSFRQMFIEDQTLSLAYSEASLDIGSTKGKQDDNNNQWKYAKNKSRTGSIILAGHLASEHSISLPESLENAHKDRRALSKDINVSNETSYMSLKLDLSKCINLFQNECPSKESCTAEELLSSALGIRANRNSNTLHFSENKNVEVQCNLSRNCPCSMSQSSLRIISSPFNEIRRSKSCKTFNDNLKMDINSGVKAELRSSANRDAVMNMNTNVQIVISPCKTLLVSKSSTTPTNKKANSHSTKEDQKCDSISSERSSEEECNPSELRAVLNLLNDQKPWKEKGMVQKCLRRMSANFYDSPRNFTEEFLTLMEDSVINNDTSGALEYPEISLCGLTEKLRKMCKFIEDETVSESRSPNIDTSTRNGRKYSRGCHESQLDSSRKSLDAVATPNKNLCVTPTLTRRIKSPKKICRPKISAQSPKLHDSTSTFVSLETFYTILYPDEDTSPSEEIWSQSFLEDMKRILLACGNQMASLDSLNIYEQLKKAVTFTVDPAHKPDAVPETQAPQRNEAGSKSISDVLRSKQQAESSKRYEMINLDDLEDALMYEIAKKRQRCLDTAKVMQEIDASSEPVSSGAAEAQQSDPSSAAVELPNINDSKFMETLMTVKRYQDYLKGAKPLLNLFQQSRSNTSKQRRNISPVEKKFYRTIGSYDHVTSPVGMYIRGTNPSFSGGQFAAQDERGVSKNTERGRAKSVKTDSEQPEIHYTSGEESVHVEQTAHKVISSFHVNNH; encoded by the exons GTCAGATGTTTATAGAGGATCAAACTTTGTCACTAGCCTATTCGGAAGCCAGTTTGGACATTGGTTCTACAAAAGGCAAGCAAGATGATAATAACAATCAGTGgaaatatgcaaaaaataaatctcgtaCTGGATCTATTATCTTAGCGGGTCATTTGGCTAGTGAACATAGCATCTCGCTACCCGAGTCTCTTGAGAATGCACATAAAGATAGACGAGCTCTTTCAAAGGATATAAATGTGTCAAATGAGACATCATACATGTCACTAAAACTAGACTTAAGTAAATGTATAAATCTGTTCCAAAATGAGTGTCCAAGTAAAGAAAGCTGTACTGCTGAAGAACTTTTGAGTTCCGCATTAGGGATCAGAGCTAACAGAAATTCCAACACCCTCCATTTcagtgaaaataaaaacgtggAAGTACAATGCAATTTAAGTAGAAATTGTCCATGTTCCATGTCCCAAAGTTCACTAAGAATTATAAGCTCTCcatttaatgaaattagaaGATCCAAGAGTTGCAAGACTTTTaacgataatttaaaaatggacATTAACAGTGGTGTCAAAGCTGAGCTACGTTCTTCAGCAAACAGAGACGCAGTTATGAATATGAATACAAACGTTCAAATAGTCATTTCTCCGTGCAAGACATTGCTGGTCTCAAAGTCTTCCACTACACCAACAAACAAGAAGGCTAATTCTCATTCCACAAAGGAGGATCAGAAATGTGATTCTATAAGTAGCGAGAGAAGCTCGGAGGAGGAATGCAATCCATCCGAGCTGAGGGCGGTATTAAATTTGCTTAATGACCAAAAGCCATGGAAGGAGAAAGGCATGGTACAAAAATGTTTGAGACGCATGTCTGCAAACTTCTACGATTCGCCCAGAAACTTTACAGAAGAGTTTCTAACACTAATGGAGGACTCGGTCATAAACAACGATACTTCGGGAGCTTTGGAGTACCCGGAAATTAGTCTGTGCGGATTAACCGAGAAACTTCGGAAGATGTGCAAGTTTATAGAGGATGAAACCGTTTCCGAGTCTCGGTCCCCGAATATCGACACGTCGACACGTAATGGAAGAAAATATTCAAGAGGCTGTCACGAGTCGCAACTTGATTCCTCGCGAAAATCTCTCGATGCTGTCGCGACTCCGAATAAAAATCTGTGCGTAACGCCTACTCTTACTCGACGTATCAAAAGCCCTAAAAAGATCTGTAGGCCAAAGATTAGTGCGCAAAGTCCAAAGCTGCACGATAGCACAAGCACATTCGTCTCTCTCGAGACGTTCTACACAATATTGTACCCTGACGAGGATACGTCTCCCTCAGAGGAAATTTGGTCGCAGTCTTTTCTAGAGGACATGAAGCGTATTCTGCTCGCGTGTGGAAATCAGATGGCTTCTTTGGACTCGCTCAACATTTATGAACAACTGAAAAAAGCTGTAACTTTCACCGTGGACCCGGCACACAAACCTGATGCGGTACCTGAAACACAAGCTCCTCA ACGTAACGAGGCTGGTTCGAAGAGCATATCGGATGTACTTAGAAGCAAGCAGCAGGCTGAATCGAGTAAACGTTACGAAATGATAAATCTGGATGATTTGGAGGACGCGCTTATGTACGAGATCGCGAAGAAGAGACAGAGATGCCTCGACACGGCGAAAGTAATGCAGGAGATCGACGCGAGCTCCGAGCCGGTTTCTTCTGGAGCAGCAGAGGCGCAGCAGTCAGATCCAAGTAGCGCAGCCGTTGAATTGCCGAACATTAACGACTCCAAGTTCATGGAAACATTAATGACCGTAAAGAGGTATCAAGACTACCTCAAAGGAGCCAAACCTCTGCTGAATTTGTTTCAGCAATCGAGATCGAACACTAGTAAACAGAGGCGTAACATCAGTCCAGtcgagaaaaaattttatcgaacAATCGGAAGTTACGATCATGTAACATCGCCGGTTGGAATGTACATAAGAGGTACAAATCCTTCCTTCTCTGGTGGACAATTTGCGGCCCAAGACGAACGAGGTGTCTCCAAAAACACCGAAAGAG GTCGGGCGAAATCAGTGAAAACGGATTCGGAGCAACCTGAAATTCATTATACCTCCGGAGAAGAATCCGTGCATGTTGAACAGACGGCTCATAAGGTCATAAGCAGTTTTCATGTAAATAATcactga
- the LOC105278855 gene encoding uncharacterized protein LOC105278855 isoform X1 — MNNRRRVNDFTDSFTSFRQMFIEDQTLSLAYSEASLDIGSTKGKQDDNNNQWKYAKNKSRTGSIILAGHLASEHSISLPESLENAHKDRRALSKDINVSNETSYMSLKLDLSKCINLFQNECPSKESCTAEELLSSALGIRANRNSNTLHFSENKNVEVQCNLSRNCPCSMSQSSLRIISSPFNEIRRSKSCKTFNDNLKMDINSGVKAELRSSANRDAVMNMNTNVQIVISPCKTLLVSKSSTTPTNKKANSHSTKEDQKCDSISSERSSEEECNPSELRAVLNLLNDQKPWKEKGMVQKCLRRMSANFYDSPRNFTEEFLTLMEDSVINNDTSGALEYPEISLCGLTEKLRKMCKFIEDETVSESRSPNIDTSTRNGRKYSRGCHESQLDSSRKSLDAVATPNKNLCVTPTLTRRIKSPKKICRPKISAQSPKLHDSTSTFVSLETFYTILYPDEDTSPSEEIWSQSFLEDMKRILLACGNQMASLDSLNIYEQLKKAVTFTVDPAHKPDAVPETQAPQCNLPASLRFSHEKRNEAGSKSISDVLRSKQQAESSKRYEMINLDDLEDALMYEIAKKRQRCLDTAKVMQEIDASSEPVSSGAAEAQQSDPSSAAVELPNINDSKFMETLMTVKRYQDYLKGAKPLLNLFQQSRSNTSKQRRNISPVEKKFYRTIGSYDHVTSPVGMYIRGTNPSFSGGQFAAQDERGVSKNTERGRAKSVKTDSEQPEIHYTSGEESVHVEQTAHKVISSFHVNNH, encoded by the exons GTCAGATGTTTATAGAGGATCAAACTTTGTCACTAGCCTATTCGGAAGCCAGTTTGGACATTGGTTCTACAAAAGGCAAGCAAGATGATAATAACAATCAGTGgaaatatgcaaaaaataaatctcgtaCTGGATCTATTATCTTAGCGGGTCATTTGGCTAGTGAACATAGCATCTCGCTACCCGAGTCTCTTGAGAATGCACATAAAGATAGACGAGCTCTTTCAAAGGATATAAATGTGTCAAATGAGACATCATACATGTCACTAAAACTAGACTTAAGTAAATGTATAAATCTGTTCCAAAATGAGTGTCCAAGTAAAGAAAGCTGTACTGCTGAAGAACTTTTGAGTTCCGCATTAGGGATCAGAGCTAACAGAAATTCCAACACCCTCCATTTcagtgaaaataaaaacgtggAAGTACAATGCAATTTAAGTAGAAATTGTCCATGTTCCATGTCCCAAAGTTCACTAAGAATTATAAGCTCTCcatttaatgaaattagaaGATCCAAGAGTTGCAAGACTTTTaacgataatttaaaaatggacATTAACAGTGGTGTCAAAGCTGAGCTACGTTCTTCAGCAAACAGAGACGCAGTTATGAATATGAATACAAACGTTCAAATAGTCATTTCTCCGTGCAAGACATTGCTGGTCTCAAAGTCTTCCACTACACCAACAAACAAGAAGGCTAATTCTCATTCCACAAAGGAGGATCAGAAATGTGATTCTATAAGTAGCGAGAGAAGCTCGGAGGAGGAATGCAATCCATCCGAGCTGAGGGCGGTATTAAATTTGCTTAATGACCAAAAGCCATGGAAGGAGAAAGGCATGGTACAAAAATGTTTGAGACGCATGTCTGCAAACTTCTACGATTCGCCCAGAAACTTTACAGAAGAGTTTCTAACACTAATGGAGGACTCGGTCATAAACAACGATACTTCGGGAGCTTTGGAGTACCCGGAAATTAGTCTGTGCGGATTAACCGAGAAACTTCGGAAGATGTGCAAGTTTATAGAGGATGAAACCGTTTCCGAGTCTCGGTCCCCGAATATCGACACGTCGACACGTAATGGAAGAAAATATTCAAGAGGCTGTCACGAGTCGCAACTTGATTCCTCGCGAAAATCTCTCGATGCTGTCGCGACTCCGAATAAAAATCTGTGCGTAACGCCTACTCTTACTCGACGTATCAAAAGCCCTAAAAAGATCTGTAGGCCAAAGATTAGTGCGCAAAGTCCAAAGCTGCACGATAGCACAAGCACATTCGTCTCTCTCGAGACGTTCTACACAATATTGTACCCTGACGAGGATACGTCTCCCTCAGAGGAAATTTGGTCGCAGTCTTTTCTAGAGGACATGAAGCGTATTCTGCTCGCGTGTGGAAATCAGATGGCTTCTTTGGACTCGCTCAACATTTATGAACAACTGAAAAAAGCTGTAACTTTCACCGTGGACCCGGCACACAAACCTGATGCGGTACCTGAAACACAAGCTCCTCAATGCAACTTGCCAGCCTCGTTACGTTTCTCACATGAGAAACGTAACGAGGCTGGTTCGAAGAGCATATCGGATGTACTTAGAAGCAAGCAGCAGGCTGAATCGAGTAAACGTTACGAAATGATAAATCTGGATGATTTGGAGGACGCGCTTATGTACGAGATCGCGAAGAAGAGACAGAGATGCCTCGACACGGCGAAAGTAATGCAGGAGATCGACGCGAGCTCCGAGCCGGTTTCTTCTGGAGCAGCAGAGGCGCAGCAGTCAGATCCAAGTAGCGCAGCCGTTGAATTGCCGAACATTAACGACTCCAAGTTCATGGAAACATTAATGACCGTAAAGAGGTATCAAGACTACCTCAAAGGAGCCAAACCTCTGCTGAATTTGTTTCAGCAATCGAGATCGAACACTAGTAAACAGAGGCGTAACATCAGTCCAGtcgagaaaaaattttatcgaacAATCGGAAGTTACGATCATGTAACATCGCCGGTTGGAATGTACATAAGAGGTACAAATCCTTCCTTCTCTGGTGGACAATTTGCGGCCCAAGACGAACGAGGTGTCTCCAAAAACACCGAAAGAG GTCGGGCGAAATCAGTGAAAACGGATTCGGAGCAACCTGAAATTCATTATACCTCCGGAGAAGAATCCGTGCATGTTGAACAGACGGCTCATAAGGTCATAAGCAGTTTTCATGTAAATAATcactga
- the LOC105278859 gene encoding uncharacterized aarF domain-containing protein kinase 1 translates to MFTSRRRLLKAAVVGTIGLGTLASLRANEYDVGAIGIVRLSRAALTVLEIGRHYKRELYNSKLDKTSAEYLRLKSDVHKFGAQKLLGLCCANKGVYIKVGQHIGALDYLLPQEYVQTLRVLHSSAPQSSFKDILTVIREDFKRDPYEIFQSIDPEPLGTASLAQVHRAVLKNGDLVAVKVQHRAVKSNSYIDIRTMSTLVKITSYVFPDFKFDWLVDETKRNIPQELDFAHEGRNAEKVQRLFGDYRWLRVPRIHWDATSPRVLTMEFLDGGHVNDLEYMRAHQLNPYEVTSKLGRLYSHMIFIEGFVHSDPHPGNILVRNCGSQAEIILLDHGLYADLSDQFRWEYSKLWLAILDGDRTAMKEHCARLGVADQYGLLSCMVSGRSWDTIVSGVRRKRYDDREKELFQQHIPNLLPQISGVLDRVNRQMLLILKTNDLMRGIEHALRTHSRMSAMMEMSRCCVRSVYGEKLRQCATVWDRFRTSSAERWALLKLSLYYVYLGLVNFDLNNSVDSLWTKDFYPF, encoded by the coding sequence ATGTTCACGTCAAGAAGGAGGCTGCTGAAAGCCGCTGTGGTCGGGACAATCGGGCTGGGCACTCTGGCATCTCTCCGAGCGAACGAGTACGACGTCGGAGCGATCGGAATCGTACGACTGAGTCGAGCCGCGCTCACGGTGCTCGAGATAGGTCGCCACTACAAGAGGGAACTGTACAACAGCAAGCTGGACAAGACGTCAGCCGAGTACCTGCGACTGAAGTCTGACGTTCATAAATTCGGGGCGCAAAAGCTGCTGGGGCTGTGCTGCGCCAACAAAGGCGTCTACATCAAGGTGGGCCAGCACATAGGCGCGTTGGACTACCTGCTGCCGCAGGAGTACGTACAGACCCTGCGAGTGTTGCACAGTTCAGCGCCCCAGTCCTCGTTCAAGGACATCCTCACGGTGATCAGAGAGGACTTCAAGCGGGACCCGTACGAGATATTTCAGAGCATCGACCCAGAGCCGCTGGGCACCGCCAGCCTCGCGCAGGTGCACCGTGCCGTGCTGAAGAACGGCGACCTGGTGGCGGTGAAGGTGCAGCACCGCGCGGTCAAGAGCAACTCGTACATCGACATCCGGACGATGTCGACCCTGGTGAAGATTACGTCGTACGTGTTCCCGGACTTCAAGTTCGACTGGCTGGTCGACGAGACGAAGCGCAACATCCCGCAGGAGCTGGACTTCGCCCACGAGGGGAGGAACGCGGAGAAGGTGCAGCGGCTGTTCGGCGACTATCGGTGGCTGCGGGTGCCGCGGATACACTGGGACGCGACGTCCCCGCGCGTCCTTACGATGGAGTTCCTGGACGGCGGCCACGTGAACGACCTCGAGTACATGCGCGCCCACCAGCTGAATCCGTACGAGGTCACCAGCAAGCTCGGCCGCCTCTACAGCCACATGATCTTCATCGAGGGCTTCGTGCACTCGGATCCGCATCCGGGCAACATCCTCGTGCGCAACTGCGGCTCTCAGGCGGAGATCATACTACTGGATCACGGCCTGTACGCCGACCTGTCCGACCAATTCCGCTGGGAGTACTCGAAGCTCTGGCTGGCGATCCTGGACGGCGATCGCACCGCCATGAAGGAGCACTGCGCGCGCCTAGGCGTCGCTGATCAGTACGGCCTGCTGTCGTGCATGGTCTCGGGTCGCTCGTGGGACACGATCGTGTCGGGAGTGCGCAGGAAGCGCTACGACGACCGCGAGAAGGAGCTGTTCCAGCAGCACATCCCGAACCTCCTGCCGCAAATCAGCGGCGTGCTGGACCGCGTCAACCGACAGATGCTGCTGATCCTCAAGACGAATGACCTGATGCGCGGCATCGAGCACGCGCTGCGCACCCACTCCAGAATGTCGGCGATGATGGAGATGTCCAGGTGCTGCGTGCGCTCCGTCTACGGCGAGAAGTTGCGGCAGTGTGCGACCGTCTGGGACCGATTCCGGACATCGTCGGCGGAGCGCTGGGCGCTGCTCAAACTGTCGTTGTATTACGTGTACCTGGGCCTGGTAAACTTTGACCTGAATAACTCCGTCGACTCTCTATGGACGAAAGACTTTTATccgttttaa
- the LOC105278854 gene encoding RING-type E3 ubiquitin-protein ligase PPIL2 has product MGKRQHQKDKMYLTYTEWSTLYGGRKSGTSQETNEEKMFRRLPYDHCCLSLQPFEHPYCDLNGNVFELEAILAYMKQYKHNPVTGKQLDAKSLIKLNFYKNAQNEYQCPVLFKLFTKHSHIVAIKTTGNVFSYEAVEQLNIKNGNWKDLMNDQPFTRKDIITIQDPNNVMKFNLSTFHHIKNNIRVEDEETIRERNNPNAKLKTVSMETKEILTELEREYKPAASGKKDGAPAQKADKFNAAHYSTGEVAAGFTSTVMPAETTHQAAIIAEDVVRYERVKKKGYVRFVTNFGALNLELHCDLVPKTCENFIRHCQDGYYDGTKFHRSIRNFMIQGGDPTNTGNGGKSIWGKAFEDEFKPNLVHQGRGILSMANSGPNTNGSQFFVTFRSCRHLDRKHTVFGKIVGGLDTLNAIEKVEVDNKDRPIEDIVVQSTQVFVDPFQEADEQLAAERSAEAERLAQEADRSRTVNKVDRNDMQVYRSGIGKYVKLEQKLNKQDVSTEPVAKKKKKALQSYGDFSSFTF; this is encoded by the exons ATGGGGAAACGTCAGCATCAGAAGGATAAAAT GTACCTAACGTACACGGAATGGTCGACGTTGTACGGTGGCAGGAAATCGGGGACGAGTCAGGAAACCAACGAGGAGAAGATGTTTAGGCGCCTGCCGTACGATCACTGTTGCTTGAGCCTGCAGCCCTTCGAACACCCTTACTGCGACCTGAACGGCAACGTGTTCGAATTGGAGGCCATTCTGGCGTACATGAAGCAATACAAACACAATCCTGTCACGGGGAAGCAATTGGACGCCAAGAGTttgattaaattgaatttttacaaGAATGCGCAGAATGAGTATCAGTGTCCGGTTCTCTTTAAATTGTTCACCAAGCACTCGCACATTGTCGCCATCAAGACCACGGGAAATGTGTTCTCTTACGAG GCTGTCGAacagttaaatataaaaaatgggaACTGGAAGGACCTTATGAACGATCAACCATTTACACGCAAGGACATTATCACTATTCAAGACCCGAACAACGTGATGAAGTTCAATTTGTCCACGTTTCatcacataaaaaataatatcagagTGGAGGACGAAG AGACTATAAGGGAGAGGAACAATCCGAACGCAAAATTGAAAACCGTCTCGATGGAAACCAAGGAGATCCTGACAGAGTTAGAAAGAGAGTACAAACCAGCAGCGAGTGGCAAGAAGGACGGAGCACCTGCGCAGAAGGCTGATAAATTTAACGCT GCACACTATTCCACCGGCGAGGTTGCCGCGGGATTCACCTCGACGGTGATGCCAGCAGAGACAACGCATCAGGCGGCTATAATCGCGGAGGATGTGGTTCGATACGAGAGAGTCAAGAAGAAAG GGTACGTGAGATTCGTCACGAACTTCGGGGCTCTAAATCTGGAACTTCACTGCGATCTCGTCCCGAAGACTTGCGAGAACTTTATAAGGCACTGTCAAGACGGTTATTACGACGGCACGAAGTTCCACAGATCGATACGGAATTTCATG ATTCAAGGCGGCGACCCGACCAACACGGGCAATGGTGGCAAATCCATCTGGGGCAAGGCATTCGAGGATGAGTTCAAGCCGAATCTAGTTCACCAGGGCAGGGGCATCCTCTCCATGGCGAATTCTGGTCCGAACACTAATGGATCCCAATT TTTCGTCACATTCCGCTCGTGCAGACACCTCGATCGCAAGCACACGGTTTTCGGGAAAATAGTCGGCGGCCTGGACACGCTAAACGCGATTGAGAAGGTGGAGGTGGACAATAAGGATCGCCCGATAGAGGACATCGTCGTGCAGAGCACCCAGGTCTTCGTGGACCCGTTCCAGGAGGCTGACGAGCAGCTCGCCGCGGAACGAAGTGCCGAGGCGGAGCGCCTGGCGCAGGAAGCGGATCGGAGCAGGACGGTGAACAAGGTGGACAGGAACGACATGCAAGTCTACCGATCCGGCATAGGGAAATACGTGAAGTTGGAACAGAA ATTGAACAAGCAGGACGTAAGTACAGAGCCTgtcgcgaagaagaagaagaaagcatTGCAATCATACGGAGATTTCTCctctttcacattttaa
- the LOC105278853 gene encoding 39S ribosomal protein L11, mitochondrial: MSKTMGRLKMAKKVTAKVDHSSKLRVNIPAGMASAAPPLGSQLGQRNINIQNFCKDFNKRTADMKEGIPLPCRIKVHSDRSYDLVIHKPPATYYLKQAAGIQKGKMKTGEIAGKITLKHLYEIAKIKSEDPPNALLSLEDMTKMMVGIARTCGIEIVRELDPEEYRQFLKEREANVKVYLEELQAAKESKLLRTN, encoded by the exons atgtcAAAGACAATGGGCAGATTGAAAATGGCGAAGAAAGTGACCGCGAAAGTCGATCATTCGTCGAAATTAAGAGTGAATATTCCCGCGGGTATGGCCTCGGCTGCACCACCGCTCGGCTCTCAGCTCGGACAG AGGAATATTAATATCCAGAATTTCTGTAAGGATTTCAATAAAAGGACAGCCGACATGAAGGAGGGCATCCCGCTGCCGTGTCGCATAAAAGTGCACTCGGACAGGTCGTACGATCTAGTGATCCACAAGCCACCAGCGACGTATTATTTGAAACAAGCGGCTGGAATACAAAAGGGAAAAATGAAGACGG GCGAAATCGCTGGTAAGATAACTCTGAAACACCTGTACGAAATCGCAAAGATCAAGTCGGAGGATCCACCGAATGCATTACTGAGTCTGGAGGACATGACTAAGATGATGGTCGGCATTGCCCGGACGTGCGGCATCGAGATTGTGCGCGAACTAGATCCCGAAGAATACAGGCAGTTCCTAAAGGAGAGGGAAGCGAATGTTAAAGTGTATCTGGAAGAACTCCAAGCAGCCAAGGAAAGCAAATTACTGAGAACGAATTAA